Proteins encoded within one genomic window of Siniperca chuatsi isolate FFG_IHB_CAS linkage group LG4, ASM2008510v1, whole genome shotgun sequence:
- the tasor2 gene encoding uncharacterized protein tasor2 isoform X4, whose translation MNEMLGVLVPVSASSDVFQIKILAPLKSAYLYEESKQSFGYTSAVLIKNPALEEKYNAFRAKRREVGYSEEDLKESYGFLLFDDVNKANELGETGVLTGNSTCTTLGDPSKGVYISMYSDCLDLNRWYHGKSGYIAIIRLTKGRVKKVLENYTQNFTAPTEGFDCHVSEQLPSVSAKTSSFLAFERTQYYMYELLDDGSNKTTQSPSAACPFAIVSFSYTDIKATLVAPQEKSEEKKLENGTVMNMHIMSFAVSHYFLWRGQLQIGTQFYDVGLRSTAGALIPAELPPVVKVDRCISMLDLRQLLPRAVFETYFSSEVFLDGLYCSLCEVVSSEAEETSSLSLLLSEIKEKDIALTFPLYDGGFLILLHSSHFLTYDDTGSSATEVLQSMFVFPDSRVMQRGTKFGQRKAAMSSDILRVLPVLSYAEGEVEKTPIDPSEELCEVLAHHMQSYVALINPGLALSPSREVSIFPDQYDVPDAHKHLYSSPEWTNGAWQSFKSYLSKPVSFQLPVSKASEILAAGQEERIEDLDDDVYICLSSPEEAPANPVSTGLEDQLTGQKSPVNVETVDSCITSSEAKADLTAVPQNVVPDDLQAGDTNKDLTALIKTDDMGSKHLLTPSTSDDLPAELIVSITSAERTVTCESLSLVSTESATKHNDFQLTGFSTAKLQTAGVNSLNGVTVNTKKVLDCHEVTNLTKTKRRKLGRGHSKRRKKVSKACVETSSLQTVKIPVEVDNLKSQKEDQGKESSGHPQLSNPSNTDWRKVRRRKRKFGKLSSNNKKVRSATIGLAVAEENKSDPGQQSLESTILRELEACPLRRKMLRWDLKPVISECGRILVPHGCTDIADQIKTLKDKFHYTKDEKCPEKMLVDAPVNANDTVEMEQEFSTAPETGVDETEATTSKYQGNHLQNIVVSHINPEHSILRQSDHGNCSMTLNPVSREHSSKNDGTIHPPSEAVKEKHTDTLSPGKCATKGEFLLSKLKSVLLLGKRKTGHLVSEQMTADTAQDAGPCLKMSKADSDTGMLKSNDAITSVQDTNVKGVSKMLSVDPLFALALGLTPKERPDKIQKTDVQDTQQRKDSSETQEEIIQRPLSIFPRRSRIKTLKKHQGISAEHVRKKWWLHFASEKLKYTECTRDNSVRNPVKEKMNSACSSTDALNLLADLALSASNDQVPPQPDPALERKPETSLKKCDLTKDVTSAEQESVLHTLLRQAAAKPIQPLESPSPSHLVGGSELVGLVTKEHAYSLPPSSSLLLGLSGTPFQVSPLSGSTRLLHHHQTMYGDGIKTLQPSVGQEDRSEHNHRTPEYLNKHRARSRKFRHCRTFDNKDGSVQVTKQWKKTYDFNLDSKFTNDSKERTIIRALHGPWDFSIQDTSEEVQLIVHIWIGLFYSRSTDRFFHVDSNCTYPCSEESDSLEKSSGMVLAPAQPELKANSFAPFLSVTDSSDPSISKALDLSKKDNSVLDQGSMILDLSLRDSNAEIVTSDPKVNRKQASVDGEWKEASETLNTLKSAVGLQEASTSQCNRKIVHSTEIINEVNDVRSTYENKRTCTPLQKAGCQEHTDVPSVPSFKGDETFIPVQEETESVSVQPENHETASGIGHVLHGCNNEKTDMKDGIENSEATEMSLVQKHGTDSSKSVTGKEVDSNKEAGDVVHTVEHDEIESKDGENWEVKEKSYQEVNIELSPKMIHTGDDSTNAESSIVCNGNLLENEKQLSMEEPKAVSPGKAENVNEDVDCCTVHEDKVIEDDHFGKDNGLDEKDSCVSAVEADSDLSDQPLPMMCDGPHSVEKDCITECNRQVPLYEQPPQAGNGEDACHDLQLRRLCANGSALTDEHAISEKAPHSPSEMEPIYNESAVEENSENDICLAHKAHYQKAASPISDESTCSLDGSIPQTNDSVETGSQNKVMANFSLSSDDHEDQDIKSNEGEQKVDNTTKKELIHHRSHSPQCEVIKRCEAEVALTKETDLKSDETNEGLEKIHSAVVIPFIGIDTSGEDTVQPHDLHSQGKVEEVVEGQKEILFINETTYPETVLPTELCSTSQMYSKKAELSTGKISLSLLDVNETNQPEVSGSESDERCPTPTMDEKPYEYLTCSGPSSSSTSAFSGSDACNMTQKCLSRISPSIKDKMPLEQKLGHKSTINSDPNPHHDLHPDVELKALRVLQSIDMFLSKSSHTDKSRQIETAEMKQSLDQTPNPSIKHIPSCLAPSHTSADFKDKEISNTKPAVVSASTSQELHTESSGHFLISPFSKLEEVLGVRLQLKETDSVHQHCFERTDILQDETSIGQDYCHPHRSFPSECLQAIKPNIDQDRHKTTSQTNLSNEPRSFSQRPVMAVKPSKSDDIQADCISKDREIENSVMSIFFKSKLTKTPTVTYTTPASMLLEKKTETLKGNSEQLNDDKQEASELSSKSSCLSNVSDSKSNSDKAKFVLLDPLYQYEGREITKFNKIPSSSLPVQSFDSAKTSSKLVDGNQGFLINSLVEKVGQTTKESIEMDQKDCSDASTSVADYKDDSTIDGSLFLGPQSSLTCTVYNTSQKRSYSFLEQVSQRCLQDDLTQASMEQECLIFSEQMKQLLKRCTKGPVCQSDTHDKLNLSCSSPVTVHFSSLEEQEDSVDHLDSLSLVGQKIKVDMSDRKDMTDTTEGEKTSSRHPQKLSQGTGNPMEHARVTAECARLYEAMMNDVCAVKKVPSRPKHFTMDRGYPKTEPSNHFDFCDQMKREMDESFRSNLNSVVKKSCKTKYSFYILVTSEDAFFEETKAQLEAEGHTAVQPSEFFVEDSSSSLLIILRNEDIAEHICEVPHLLEMRKSPGVQFAGIDEPDDVVNLTHQELFTRGGFIMIDRAALEPLSLCNMKTMSEKLQQLSRTGKWKWMLHYRDSRRLKENARLSAEAKEKKRFLDWCQEAGIMEVLPYHECDLMSRDQPDYLTCLVRLQVQNISARYPVFITDTTTDSTFGRNGILTMTFNSFLTSPSETFSV comes from the exons ATGAATGAAATGCTTG GTGTTTTAGTACCTGTGTCAGCAAGTTCTGACGtctttcaaatcaaaattttgGCTCCACTTAAAAGTGCGTACTTGTATGAAGAGTCTAAGCAGTCCTTCGGCTATACGTCCGCTGTCTTGATAAAGAATCCCGCATTGGAAGAAAAG TATAATGCATTCCGAGCAAAGAGAAGAGAAGTAGGATATTCAGAGGAGGATCTGAAGGAATCCTATGGGTTTTTGCTGTTTGATGATGTCAACAAG GCTAATGAACTTGGAGAAACTGGTGTGCTCACTGGAAACAGCACATGCACAACTCTGGGCGATCCCTCGAAAG GTGTTTACATATCTATGTACTCTGACTGTTTGGATCTAAATCGCTGGTATCATGGGAAATCTGGATACATTGCCATCATCAGGCTGACAAAG GGTAGAGTTAAAAAGGTTTTAGAGAACTACACCCAGAATTTTACTGCACCCACTGAGGGGTTTGACTGCCATGTGTCAGAACAGTTGCCTTCAGTATCTGCCAAAACCAGCTCCTTTCTTGCCTTTGAGAGAACCCAG TATTACATGTACGAGCTGCTGGATGATGGAAGCAATAAGACGACTCAGTCTCCCAGCGCTGCCTGTCCTTTTGCCATTGTATCATTTTCATATACGGATATCAAAGCAACACTTGTAGCACCACAGGAGAAAAG tgaagagaaaaaacTGG aaaacGGGACTGTTATGAATATGCACATCATGTCTTTTGCAGTCTCTCATTATTTTCTGTGGAGGGGTCAGCTTCAGATAGGCACCCAGTTCTATGATGTTGGGCTGAGGTCTACAGCAGGGGCCTTGATCCCTGCAGAACT gCCACCAGTGGTGAAAGTTGACAGATGCATTTCCATGTTAGATCTGAGACAGCTGTTGCCAAGGGCTGTCTTTGAAACCTACTTCTCTAGTGAAG tttttctgGATGGTTTATACTGCAGTCTGTGTGAGGTGGTTTCTTCTGAGGCAGAAGAAACCAGctcactctctcttcttctgtcggAGATCAAGGAGAAAGATATT GCTCTCACTTTTCCACTGTACGATGGTGGTTTTCTTATCCTGTTGCACTCCTCCCATTTCCTCACATATGATG ataCTGGGTCCAGTGCAACTGAGGTCCTGCAAAGCATGTTTGTATTTCCAGACTCACGAGTTATGCAGAGAG GTACAAAATTTGGACAGAGAAAGGCTGCCATGTCATCTGACATCCTGCGGGTTCTACCGGTACTAAGTTATGCAGAGGGCGAAGTTGAGAAAACACCCATTGACCCAAGTGAAGAACTGTGTGAAGTATTAGCGCATCATATGCAGAGTTACGTAGCACTGATAAATCCTGGGTTGGCATTAAGTCCCTCTAGGGAAGTCAGCATCTTTCCAGATCAGTATGATGTGCCGGATGCCCACAAGCACCTCTACTCATCACCGGAGTGGACTAACGGGGCATGGCAGAGCTTCAAATCATACTTGAGCAAACCAGTCTCTTTCCAACTGCCAGTGTCCAAGGCTTCAGAAATCCTGGCGGCTGGACAAGAGGAGCGAATAGAAGACCTTGATGATGATGTCTACATCTGTCTGTCATCTCCTGAGGAGGCACCAGCCAATCCTGTTAGCACTGGATTAGAAGATCAGTTGACAGGCCAGAAATCTCCTGTAAATGTTGAGACTGTGGACAGTTGTATAACAAGTTCTGAAGCAAAAGCTGACTTAACAGCTGTGCCTCAAAATGTTGTACCAGATGATTTGCAAGCTGGAGATACAAACAAAGACCTGACTGCGCTGATCAAAACTGATGATATGGGGTCAAAACATCTCCTGACTCCCTCTACATCAGATGACCTTCCAGCAGAGCTGATTGTCAGCATCACTTCAGCAGAGCGAACTGTCACTTGTGAGAGTTTAAGTCTGGTCAGTACTGAGTCTGCAACAAAGCATAATGACTTTCAGCTTACTGGTTTTTCAACAGCCAAATTACAAACGGCCGGAGTGAACTCTCTGAATGGTGTGACTGTTAACACCAAAAAGGTTTTGGATTGTCATGAGGTCACCaatctcacaaaaacaaaacgtaGGAAACTAGGCAGAGGACATTCCAAACGTCGGAAAAAGGTATCTAAAGCCTGTGTTGAGACTTCCAGTTTACAAACAGTCAAAATACCAGTGGAGGTTGACAACTTGAAGAGTCAGAAGGAAGACCAGGGCAAGGAATCATCTGGCCACCCACAGTTGAGTAATCCTTCAAACACTGACTGGAGGAAAGTACGAAGGCGAAAGCGCAAATTTGGAAAACTATcgtcaaataataaaaaagtgagATCTGCTACTATTGGTCTAGCAGTAGCAGAGGAGAACAAATCTGACCCTGGACAGCAGAGCTTGGAAAGCACCATTTTAAGGGAACTTGAAGCTTGTCCTCTGAGAAGGAAAATGCTGCGCTGGGACTTAAAGCCGGTTATCAGCGAATGTGGAAGAATCTTGGTTCCTCATGGCTGTACAGATATTGCTGATCAGATCAAGACTTTAAAGGATAAATTTCACTATACAAAAGATGAAAAGTGCCCTGAAAAAATGTTGGTTGACGCCCCTGTGAATGCAAATGACACAGTTGAAATGGAGCAAGAGTTTAGTACTGCTCCAGAGACAGGAGTGGACGAAACAGAGGCTACAACATCCAAGTATCAAGGGAACCATCTTCAAAACATTGTTGTCAGTCACATTAATCCTGAACACAGCATTTTGAGACAGTCAGATCATGGCAATTGTTCAATGACTTTGAATCCGGTGAGTAGGGAGCATTCTTCAAAGAATGATGGCACCATACATCCTCCCTCAGAAGCagttaaagaaaaacacactgatacCCTCTCCCCAGGAAAATGTGCAACAAAGGGTGAATTTCTGTTGAGTAAACTAAAATCAGTTCTTCTActgggaaagagaaaaacaggtcACCTTGTGTCAGAACAAATGACTGCAGATACTGCCCAAGATGCTGGGCCTTGTCTCAAGATGAGCAAAGCTGACTCAGACACTGGGATGCTGAAGAGTAATGATGCAATTACCAGTGTCCAGGACACCAATGTGAAGGGAGTTTCAAAGATGCTGTCAGTTGACCCTCTTTTTGCATTAGCCCTAGGCCTGACACCTAAAGAGAGACCTGATAAGATACAGAAAACTGATGTTCAGGATACTCAACAAAGGAAAGACTCATCAGAGACACAAGAAGAAATCATACAAAGACCTCTATCAATTTTTCCAAGGAGGAGTAGGATTAAAACACTCAAAAAGCATCAAGGCATCTCTGCAGAACATGTTAGAAAGAAat GGTGGTTGCATTTTGCAAGTGaaaaactcaaatacacagAGTGTACTAGGGATAATTCTGTCAGGAACCCTGTTAAGGAAAAAATGAACAGTGCTTGCTCATCTACAGATGCTTTGAACTTACTTGCTGACTTGGCACTCAGTGCCAGTAATGACCAGGTTCCACCACAACCAGACCCAGCACTTGAGAGAAAACCTGAGACAAGTTTGAAGAAATGTGACCTTACAAAAGATGTTACCAGTGCTGAACAAGAGTCAGTTCTTCATACTCTGCTTAGACAGGCTGCTGCTAAACCCATTCAGCCTCTTGAGTCTCCTTCACCAAGCCATCTTGTGGGAGGCAGTGAATTGGTTGGTTTGGTAACTAAAGAACATGCTTACTCATTGCCCCCATCTTCCTCTCTACTGTTGGGTTTGTCAGGTACACCCTTCCAGGTATCCCCTTTAAGTGGTTCTACTAGACTCCTGCACCATCACCAGACAATGTATGGCGATGGAATTAAAACACTACAACCCTCTGTCGGCCAGGAAGACAGAAGTGAACACAACCACAGGACTCCAGAATACCTAAATAAACACAGGGCACGCAGCAGAAAGTTCAGGCACTGCCGTACCTTTGATAACAAGGATGGGTCTGTCCAAGTCACAAAGCAATGGAAAAAAACCTATGACTTTAATCTAGACAGCAAGTTTACAAATGACTCAAAGGAGAGAACTATCATCCGAGCCTTGCATGG CCCATGGGATTTCTCCATTCAAGACACCAGTGAAGAGGTGCAGCTCATCGTCCACATATGGATAGGTCTGTTCTACAGCCGGTCAACAGACAGGTTCTTTCATGTTGACTCGAACTGTACATACCCATGTTCAGAAGAGAGTGATTCTTTGGAAAAGTCCAGTGGAATGGTGTTAGCCCCAGCTCAGCCTGAACTCAAGGCCAATTCATTTGCTCCTTTCCTGAGTGTTACAGACTCTTCAGACCCCTCGATTTCAAAAGCTTTGGACCTCAGCAAAAAAGATAACTCTGTCTTGGACCAAGGATCTATGATTTTGGACTTGTCACTGAGAGACTCCAATGCAGAGATTGTCACTTCAGATCCAAAAGTCAACAGAAAACAGGCTTCTGTGGATGGTGAATGGAAAGAAGCTAGTGAGACACTGAACACACTCAAGTCAGCAGTAGGACTACAGGAGGCAAGCACATCTCAG tGTAACAGAAAGATTGTACACTCCACAGAGATTATCAATGAGGTGAATGATGTCAGAAGCACCTATGAAAATAAGAGGACTTGTACCCCTTTGCAAAAAGCTGGTTGCCAGGAGCACACTGATGTACCATCTGTACCATCTTTTAAAGGTGATGAAACATTCATTCCTgtacaggaagagacagaaagtgtaTCTGTTCAGCCAGAAAACCATGAGACTGCTTCAGGAATTGGTCATGTGTTACATGGATGCAACAATGAGAAGACAGATATGAAAGATGGCATTGAAAATTCAGAAGCTACAGAGATGAGTTTAGTGCAAAAACATGGAACTGATTCATCCAAATCTGTGACCGGCAAAGAGGTGGACTCCAACAAAGAAGCAGGTGATGTGGTTCATACAGTTGAGCATGATGAAATTGAATCCAAAGATGGGGAAAACTGGGAAGTGAAAGAAAAGTCATATCAAGAAGTCAATATTGAACTTTCTCCAAAAATGATTCATACAGGTGATGATTCAACAAATGCAGAATCAAGTATAGTCTGCAATGGAAATCTTTTGGAAAATGAGAAGCAGTTGTCTATGGAGGAACCTAAAGCAGTCTCGCCAGGCAAGGCTGAAAATGTTAATGAAGATGTGGATTGTTGTACAGTACATGAAGATAAAGTGATCGAAGATGATCACTTTGGAAAAGACAATGGACTTGATGAGAAAGACAGTTGCGTTTCAGCGGTGGAAGCTGACAGTGATTTGAGTGATCAGCCATTACCTATGATGTGTGATGGCCCACACTCAGTAGAGAAGGATTGCATCACAGAATGTAATCGCCAAGTACCACTGTATGAGCAACCACCTCAAGCAGGCAACGGAGAAGATGCCTGCCATGATTTGCAGTTGAGAAGGCTGTGTGCAAATGGCAGTGCGCTGACAGATGAACATGCCATTTCAGAAAAAGCTCCTCACTCTCCATCAGAAATGGAGCCTATTTATAATGAATCTGCAGTTGAGGAGAAttctgaaaatgacatttgtttggCACATAAGGCACATTATCAGAAGGCAGCATCACCCATATCTGATGAGAGCACCTGTTCATTAGATGGGTCTATTCCCCAGACAAATGACAGTGTTGAAACAGGAAGCCAAAACAAAGTAATGGCAAACTTCAGTCTAAGTAGTGATGATCATGAAGATCAGGATATCAAATCAAATGAGGGAGAGCAAAAGGTTGATAACACAACTAAAAAAGAACTAATTCATCATCGGTCTCATTCACCTCAGTGTGAGGTTATAAAAAGGTGTGAAGCTGAAGTGGCATTGACTAAAGAAACAGATCTGAAAAGCGACGAAACAAATGAGGGATTGGAAAAGATCCATAGTGCGGTTGTAATTCCATTTATTGGAATAGACACCTCCGGAGAGGATACAGTACAACCACATGACCTACACTCACAAGGCAAGGTTGAAGAAGTTGTTGAAGGCCAGAAAGAAATACTGTTTATCAATGAAACCACCTACCCTGAAACTGTCCTACCCACAGAGCTATGCAGTACATctcaaatgtacagtaaaaaggCAGAACTGTCTACTGGCAAAATATCACTATCACTTCTTGATGTAAATGAAACCAACCAGCCAGAGGTCTCGGGAAGTGAGTCTGATGAGCGGTGCCCTACCCCAACTATGGATGAGAAACCATATGAGTACTTAACTTGTTCTGGCcccagtagtagtagtacttctGCTTTTAGTGGTAGTGACGCCTGCAACATGACTCAGAAATGTCTTAGCAGAATCTCACCATCTATAAAGGATAAGATGCCTCTTGAGCAAAAACTTGGTCACAAGTCTACAATTAACAGTGATCCCAACCCTCATCATGATCTTCACCCTGATGTTGAACTAAAAGCTCTAAGAGTTCTACAAAGTATAGACATGTTCCTCTCCAAATCAAGCCACACTGACAAATCCAGACAGATTGAAACAGCTGAAATGAAACAGTCTCTTGATCAAACCCCTAACCCCAGCATCAAGCACATCCCCAGTTGCTTAGCCCCAAGCCACACCTCAGCTGACTTTAAGGACAAGGAAATAAGCAATACAAAGCCAGCAGTGGTGTCTGCCTCTACCTCACAAGAACTGCACACAGAATCATCAGGTCACTTTCTTATTTCACCTTTCTCTAAATTAGAGGAAGTACTCGGTGTTAGGTTGCAGCTAAAGGAAACTGACTCAGTTCATCAACACTGTTTTGAAAGAACAGATATATTACAGGACGAAACCTCCATAGGACAAGATTATTGTCATCCCCACAGATCCTTTCCCTCTGAGTGTTTGCAAGCCATTAAACCAAATATTGACCAAGATAGACATAAAACAACATCACAGACAAATTTAAGTAATGAACCACGTTCATTCAGTCAGCGTCCTGTCATGGCTGTGAAACCATCCAAGAGTGACGATATTCAAGCCGATTGCATCTCTAAAGACAGAGAAATTGAAAACTCTGTAATGtcaatttttttcaaaagtaaacTGACTAAAACCCCCACAGTCACATACACCACACCAGCTTCCATGCTCttggagaaaaagacagaaactcTTAAGGGAAATTCTGAACAACTAAATGATGATAAGCAAGAAGCCAGTGAGCTTTCTTCCAAGAGCAGTTGTTTATCAAATGTTAGTGACAGTAAGTCTAACTCAGATAAAGCTAAATTTGTACTTCTAGATCCTCTCTATCAGTATGAAGGAAGGGAAATTACAAAATTCAACAAGATTCCTTCATCATCTCTCCCTGTGCAGTCTTTTGACTCTGCAAAAACTTCCTCTAAACTTGTTGATGGAAACCAAGGTTTTTTGATAAATAGTTTAGTTGAGAAAGTTGGGCAAACAACTAAAGAGAGCATTGAGATGGATCAGAAAGACTGCTCAGATGCATCAACATCAGTTGCAGATTACAAAGATGATAGCACAATAGATGGCAGTCTCTTCCTGGGACCGCAAAGCTCACTTACATGTACAGTCTATAACACCAGCCAGAAGAGATCTTATTCTTTTCTAGAGCAGGTTTCTCAGAGGTGCCTACAAGATGACCTCACTCAGGCGTCAATGGAACAGGAGTGCCTTATCTTCTCAGAACAAATGAAACAGCTTCTGAAAAGATGTACGAAAGGACCCGTTTGCCAATCGGACACACATGACAAATTGAATTTGTCTTGCTCCAGTCCTGTGACTGTGCACTTTTCCAGTCTAGAAGAGCAGGAGGATTCAGTGGATCACTTGGACTCACTGTCACTTGTTGGACAAAAAATCAAGGTAGACATGTCTGACAGGAAAGACATGACAGACAcaacagagggagaaaagactTCCTCAAGGCATCCTCAGAAATTATCTCAAGGAACAGGCAACCCAATGGAACATGCTAGAGTGACTGCAGAATGTGCCAGGCTGTACGAAGCAATGATGAATGATGTTTGTGCTGTCAAAAAGGTCCCATCTAGACCTAAGCACTTCACAATGGACAGAGGTTACCCAAAGACTGAACCAAGTAACCATTTTGACTTCTGTGATCaaatgaagagagagatggatgagagTTTTCGCAGTAATCTGAATTCAGTTGTGAAGAAATCCtgtaaaacaaagtacagcttctACATATTAGTGACATCAGAGGATGCGTTCTTTGAGGAAACCAAG GCACAGTTGGAGGCAGAGGGCCATACTGCTGTACAGCCATCTGAGTTCTTTGTTGAAGATAGTTCTTCATCGCTACTCATCATCCTCAGGAATGAAGACATTGCAGAGCACATTTGTGAG GTCCCACATTTGCTCGAAATGAGGAAGTCACCAGGTGTGCAGTTTGCTGGAATTGACGAACCAGATGACGTTGTGAATCTCACCCATCAGGAGCTCTTTACAAGGGGTGGTTTTATAATGATCGACAGAGCAGCACTGGAGCCCCTCAGCCTTT GCAACATGAAAACAATGTCAGAAAAACTGCAACAGCTAAGCAGAACAGGGAAGTGGAAATGGATGTTGCACTACAGAGACAGCCGTCGGCTGAAAGAAAATGCGAG GTTGAGTGCAGAGGCAAAAGAGAAGAAGCGCTTCCTAGACTGGTGCCAAGAAGCTGGAATAATGGAGGTGTTACCTTACCATGAGTGTGACCTCATGTCAAGAGACCAGCCTGACTATCTCACATGTTTGGTCCGTTTGCAGGTCCAGAATATATCAGCCCGTTACCCTGTTTTTATAACTG ATACAACAACAGACAGCACATTTGGAAGGAATGGAATTTTAACAATGACTTTCAACTCTTTCCTGACTTCTCCAAGCGAAACATTTTCAGTCTGA